One Hevea brasiliensis isolate MT/VB/25A 57/8 chromosome 5, ASM3005281v1, whole genome shotgun sequence genomic region harbors:
- the LOC110657040 gene encoding nuclear transcription factor Y subunit B-6: MSPSATWFHLFTSQSHSINLSLYLFSSSPLICSSISSTQSRRRAEQRREEMDRGGFHGYRKLPSTSSGLKLSEMNMRLDEINHGNSNNNTNNVNHSTIDDNECTVREQDRFMPIANVIRIMRKILPPHAKISDDAKETIQECVSEYISFITSEANERCQREQRKTITAEDVLYAMSKLGFDDYIEPLTVYLHRYREIEGERSSIRGEPLVKRNVEFGTLGVGAAAFAPAFHMGHHHGFFGTAAMGGYMRDASNESSSQVALTSGEAFTQNK, encoded by the exons ATGTCGCCCTCTGCCACGTGGTTCCACCTTTTCACTTCCCAGTCCCACTCTATAAATCTCTCTCTATATTTATTTTCATCGTCCCCATTAATTTGTTCATCGATCAGTTCAACACAGAGCAGGAGAAGAGCAGAGCAGAGAAGAGAAGAGATGGACCGTGGAGGCTTTCATGGCTACCGCAAGCTCCCCAGCACAAGCTCTG GGTTGAAGCTATCTGAGATGAACATGAGGCTGGACGAGATCAATCATGGAAACAGCAATAACAATACCAACAATGTCAATCACTCCACCATAGATGACAACGAATGCACTGTGAGGGAGCAAGATAGGTTCATGCCAATTGCAAATGTCATCAGGATCATGCGCAAGATACTTCCCCCTCATGCCAAAATCTCTGATGATGCCAAAGAAACAATCCAAGAATGTGTTTCTGAGTACATCAGCTTCATTACTAGCGAAGCCAATGAGCGCTGCCAACGCGAGCAGCGCAAGACTATTACTGCTGAGGATGTGCTTTATGCTATGAGCAAGCTAGGCTTTGATGACTACATTGAACCCTTGACTGTGTATCTTCATCGCTATCGCGAGATTGAGGGTGAGCGTAGCTCGATAAGAGGTGAGCCGTTGGTGAAGAGGAATGTTGAATTTGGTACCTTGGGGGTTGGAGCTGCTGCCTTTGCACCAGCATTTCACATGGgtcatcaccatggatttttcgGCACAGCTGCCATGGGAGGATATATGAGGGATGCTTCGAATGAGAGTTCCTCTCAGGTTGCACTGACTAGTGGTGAAGCATTTACCCAGAATAAATGA